One window from the genome of Candidatus Didemnitutus sp. encodes:
- a CDS encoding PH domain-containing protein, with the protein MMLLAVWGVAMVALTAWLGFPCGYTFGADGIAVRSGPLKWTVPYAAIRGAVPTWVPLPGPAWSLQRVRLDFADGFILVSPDAREVFISELAERCPHLMRRGAGLAKRLPLPHEKAAR; encoded by the coding sequence GTGATGCTGCTCGCCGTCTGGGGCGTGGCGATGGTGGCTTTGACGGCGTGGCTGGGCTTTCCGTGCGGCTACACTTTCGGCGCGGACGGCATCGCGGTGCGCAGCGGGCCGCTGAAATGGACGGTGCCTTACGCGGCCATCCGGGGCGCGGTGCCGACCTGGGTGCCGTTGCCCGGGCCGGCTTGGTCGCTCCAGCGCGTGCGGCTGGATTTTGCAGATGGCTTCATCCTCGTCTCGCCAGACGCCCGGGAAGTGTTCATATCGGAGCTCGCCGAGCGCTGCCCGCATCTGATGCGACGCGGTGCCGGTTTGGCGAAGAGACTACCCCTGCCTCATGAAAAAGCTGCCCGCTAA
- a CDS encoding TonB-dependent receptor — MNSPHTSSRRALARACALLGLPCLLGLPAVAQSTSSASATDEAVKLDKYVVTGSYIPAAADEANASPVVVVTAKDIEASGLKSSVLDVLRKSVPQIVGGNNIGIENGNINGGATNGGSQLALRNTATLVLIDGMRVAFSPVASSGGFQFVDLNVVPVSAVERIEVLTDGASAIYGSDAVSGVINIILKKNYQGLEVGGYFGFSKADKTGAYYRDRSLRLVGGASIDKTSLTLSAEWTKTDPLYERDYNYTSPVFLTASYAGIVNDAAGNFYKLKPGLNAAPTGPAQTLAQWAAQGVYVPVDANDVPLGFDLSSRPTFSSALSKQIATLALQHKFSDALNLQATLLYARTRSQYNLNPQPIVFRINSTAGNTGLPGIPFTDVRAQVRNRFVDAGNRVYITDGHSIRGTLALNGKFNADWGWTVDALFNRAQQDSIATNQILDSALQAGIASGLINLTAIKQDAAKITEANIFGDSIGLFESKLISYNARVNGRLFDLPGGSVYTAFGVGYRHEALNARADKNSIIDPATGGSAWNNGVTLNPFDATRSVTSQFAEVKIPLTQSSNNLTGLHTADLDVAFRHEIYKSSEEKPTVPKVSLRWLPFNDEFVIRSTYSKSFAAPTLYSLYGPTNSGATPTLAGLTAYNSAGQPIGPFVNIQGSQQGGSNPNLSPSRSKNYTVGFVYSPKAVKGFSLSIDYVNIKETDIVGTLAATTVMIQDVEQFGPASIYSPYVHLGNFGQLGGTQVTAPGQLHPNPSNVYVDQFAVNIGKQNQSGIDAMVRYDWTNSLGAWSAITSWNYLKSFVIVASPDIDPVEYSATNGFGTLPKWHGRTTLTWQKGAYNAMLANTYIRGVTSAGDGSHIPGYVSFDAQLGVDLAAVWPRLAGLKVTVGVNNILDRYPPTDPNVFTDPPADTGLYGSFGRLFFIDASYKF, encoded by the coding sequence ATGAACTCCCCACACACGTCCTCGCGGCGGGCGCTGGCGCGCGCCTGCGCGCTGCTCGGCCTGCCCTGCCTGCTCGGTCTTCCGGCCGTCGCCCAATCCACCTCGTCGGCCAGCGCGACCGACGAAGCGGTCAAACTCGACAAATACGTCGTCACCGGCTCCTACATCCCCGCTGCGGCAGACGAGGCCAACGCCTCGCCCGTGGTCGTCGTCACCGCCAAGGACATCGAGGCGTCCGGCCTCAAGTCCAGCGTCCTCGACGTCCTCCGCAAATCCGTGCCGCAGATCGTCGGTGGCAACAACATCGGCATCGAGAACGGCAACATCAACGGCGGCGCCACCAACGGCGGCTCGCAGCTCGCGTTGCGCAACACCGCCACGCTCGTGCTGATCGACGGCATGCGCGTCGCGTTCTCGCCCGTGGCGAGTTCGGGCGGCTTTCAGTTTGTCGACCTCAACGTCGTGCCCGTCTCCGCCGTCGAGCGCATCGAAGTCCTCACCGACGGCGCGTCCGCCATCTACGGCTCCGACGCCGTGTCGGGCGTGATCAACATCATCCTGAAAAAGAACTACCAAGGCCTCGAGGTCGGCGGCTACTTCGGCTTCTCGAAGGCCGACAAGACCGGCGCCTACTACCGCGACCGTTCGCTGCGGCTCGTCGGTGGCGCTTCGATCGACAAGACCAGCCTCACGCTCTCGGCCGAGTGGACGAAGACCGATCCGCTCTACGAGCGCGACTACAACTACACCTCGCCGGTCTTCCTCACCGCGAGCTACGCCGGCATCGTCAACGACGCGGCGGGCAACTTCTACAAACTGAAGCCCGGCCTGAACGCCGCGCCGACCGGTCCCGCGCAGACGCTCGCGCAATGGGCCGCGCAAGGCGTCTACGTTCCCGTCGACGCCAACGACGTGCCGCTCGGCTTCGATCTCTCGTCGCGCCCGACGTTTTCCTCGGCGTTGAGCAAGCAGATCGCGACGCTCGCGCTCCAGCACAAGTTCTCCGACGCGCTCAATCTGCAGGCCACGCTCCTCTACGCGCGCACACGCAGCCAGTATAACCTCAACCCGCAGCCGATCGTCTTCCGCATCAACTCCACCGCGGGCAACACCGGCTTGCCCGGCATCCCGTTCACCGACGTCCGCGCGCAGGTGCGCAATCGTTTCGTCGACGCCGGCAACCGCGTCTACATCACCGACGGCCACTCGATCCGCGGCACGCTCGCCCTCAACGGCAAGTTCAACGCCGACTGGGGCTGGACCGTCGACGCGCTCTTCAACCGCGCGCAGCAGGACTCGATCGCGACGAACCAGATCCTCGATTCCGCGCTGCAAGCCGGCATCGCCTCCGGCCTCATCAACCTCACCGCGATCAAGCAGGATGCGGCAAAAATCACCGAGGCGAACATCTTCGGCGACTCGATCGGCCTCTTCGAGAGCAAGCTCATCTCCTACAACGCGCGCGTGAACGGCCGCCTCTTCGACTTGCCCGGTGGCAGCGTCTACACCGCCTTCGGCGTCGGCTACCGCCACGAGGCGCTCAACGCGCGCGCCGACAAGAACAGCATCATCGATCCCGCCACCGGCGGCTCGGCATGGAACAACGGCGTCACGCTGAATCCCTTCGACGCCACGCGCTCCGTGACGTCGCAGTTCGCCGAGGTGAAGATCCCGCTCACACAGTCGAGCAACAATCTCACCGGCCTGCACACCGCCGACCTCGACGTCGCGTTCCGCCACGAGATCTACAAATCGAGCGAGGAGAAGCCGACCGTCCCGAAAGTCTCGCTGCGCTGGCTGCCGTTCAACGACGAGTTCGTCATCCGCTCCACCTACTCGAAGTCCTTCGCCGCACCCACGCTCTACAGTCTCTACGGCCCGACCAACTCCGGCGCCACGCCGACGCTCGCCGGCCTCACCGCCTATAACTCCGCCGGCCAGCCCATCGGTCCGTTCGTGAACATCCAAGGCAGCCAGCAGGGCGGCTCGAACCCCAACCTCTCGCCCTCGCGCTCGAAAAACTACACCGTCGGCTTCGTCTATTCGCCCAAGGCCGTGAAGGGCTTCTCCCTCTCTATCGACTACGTGAACATCAAGGAAACCGACATCGTCGGCACGCTCGCGGCGACGACGGTGATGATCCAGGACGTCGAGCAGTTCGGCCCCGCGTCGATCTACTCGCCCTACGTGCACCTCGGCAATTTCGGCCAGCTCGGTGGCACGCAGGTCACCGCTCCCGGCCAGCTGCACCCGAATCCGTCGAACGTCTACGTCGACCAGTTCGCCGTGAACATCGGCAAACAAAATCAAAGCGGCATCGATGCGATGGTGCGCTACGATTGGACCAACTCACTCGGCGCATGGAGCGCGATCACCTCGTGGAATTACCTCAAGAGCTTCGTGATCGTCGCCTCGCCCGACATCGACCCGGTCGAATACTCCGCGACCAACGGCTTCGGCACGCTCCCGAAGTGGCACGGCCGCACCACGCTCACATGGCAAAAGGGCGCCTACAACGCCATGCTCGCCAACACCTACATTCGCGGCGTCACGAGTGCCGGCGATGGCTCGCACATTCCCGGCTACGTGTCCTTCGACGCGCAGCTCGGCGTCGACCTCGCCGCCGTGTGGCCGCGCCTTGCCGGACTCAAGGTCACGGTCGGCGTGAACAACATCCTCGATCGCTACCCGCCGACCGACCCGAACGTCTTCACCGATCCGCCCGCCGACACCGGCCTCTACGGCTCGTTCGGACGCCTCTTCTTCATCGACGCGAGCTACAAATTCTAA
- a CDS encoding phytase — translation MKRLLSAFLLCALGCIDTRAAAPGYVPFRADLTAGAACTIDARALHPTQAALGWREVLFKRAKLDAKDAAALAAYLQDKDVPIVIGPGGVPFMADGHHTIRALLESQHADKTVYAHVFANWSALAPAAFWARMQASNYTYLKDAAGRPVAPDKLPATLLEMQRDPWRGLAWALMDAGAFTELKGVFFQEFLWADFLRERVQWNDADEVDFQRALAEARRLAATPAAAALPGWKAGVLSPRVVTEPVQHDTDDPAIWINPADPAQSLIVGTDKDTDGALYVFDLHGKIVRRVPGLKRPNNVDIADGFRLGGRDVAIAVTTEREEKRLRIFTLPEMTCVDKGDLVVFDGDPRRAPMGIALYRRPRDGAMFAFVGGKSGPAQGYIGQYRLEDDGSGHVKMTLVRQFGAYSGKKEIEAIAVDAELGYVYYSDEQFGVRKYAADPDAPDAGRELACFAKSGFAGDHEGISIWKRPDGTGYVIVSDQQANKFWLFPREGAPGHPHEHRAVKIVDVAAIESDGSDVTAQPLGELFPHGLFVAMSNGRVFHYYGWEQIAGADLPAPAK, via the coding sequence ATGAAACGCCTCCTGTCCGCCTTCCTGCTGTGCGCGCTCGGCTGCATCGACACCCGCGCCGCCGCGCCCGGTTACGTGCCGTTCCGCGCCGACCTGACCGCCGGCGCCGCCTGCACGATCGACGCCCGCGCGCTGCACCCGACGCAGGCCGCGCTCGGCTGGCGCGAGGTGCTCTTCAAGCGCGCCAAGCTCGACGCCAAGGACGCCGCGGCGCTCGCCGCCTACCTGCAGGACAAGGACGTCCCGATCGTCATCGGCCCCGGCGGCGTGCCGTTCATGGCCGACGGACACCACACGATCCGCGCCCTCCTCGAGTCGCAGCACGCCGACAAGACCGTCTACGCCCACGTCTTCGCCAACTGGTCCGCGCTCGCGCCCGCCGCGTTCTGGGCGCGCATGCAGGCGAGCAACTACACCTATCTCAAGGACGCCGCCGGCCGGCCCGTCGCGCCGGACAAATTGCCGGCGACGCTGCTCGAGATGCAGCGCGATCCGTGGCGCGGCCTCGCCTGGGCGCTGATGGACGCCGGTGCCTTCACCGAGTTGAAGGGCGTGTTCTTCCAGGAATTCCTCTGGGCCGACTTCCTGCGCGAACGGGTGCAATGGAACGACGCGGACGAGGTCGACTTCCAGCGCGCGCTCGCCGAGGCCAGACGCCTCGCCGCCACGCCAGCCGCCGCCGCGCTGCCCGGTTGGAAGGCCGGCGTGCTCTCGCCGCGCGTCGTCACCGAGCCGGTGCAGCACGACACCGACGACCCGGCGATCTGGATCAATCCCGCCGATCCCGCGCAAAGCCTCATCGTCGGCACCGACAAGGACACCGACGGCGCGCTCTACGTTTTCGACCTGCACGGCAAGATCGTGCGCCGAGTCCCCGGCCTCAAGCGGCCCAACAACGTCGACATCGCCGACGGCTTCCGCCTCGGCGGCCGCGACGTCGCGATCGCGGTGACGACCGAGCGCGAGGAGAAGCGCCTGCGTATCTTCACGCTGCCCGAGATGACCTGTGTCGATAAAGGCGACCTCGTGGTGTTCGATGGCGATCCGCGCCGCGCGCCGATGGGCATCGCGCTCTACCGCCGCCCGCGCGATGGCGCGATGTTCGCGTTCGTCGGCGGCAAGTCCGGACCGGCGCAGGGCTACATCGGGCAATACCGCCTCGAGGACGACGGTTCCGGCCACGTGAAAATGACGCTCGTCCGCCAGTTCGGCGCCTACAGCGGCAAGAAGGAGATCGAGGCCATCGCCGTCGATGCCGAGCTCGGCTACGTCTACTATTCCGACGAGCAATTCGGCGTCCGCAAATACGCCGCCGATCCCGACGCGCCCGACGCCGGTCGCGAACTCGCGTGTTTCGCGAAGAGCGGTTTCGCCGGCGATCACGAAGGCATCTCGATCTGGAAGCGCCCCGACGGCACCGGCTATGTGATCGTGTCCGACCAGCAGGCGAACAAGTTCTGGCTTTTCCCGCGGGAAGGCGCGCCCGGCCACCCGCACGAGCATCGCGCGGTGAAGATCGTCGACGTCGCCGCGATCGAAAGCGACGGCAGCGACGTGACCGCGCAGCCGCTCGGCGAGTTGTTCCCGCACGGCCTGTTCGTCGCGATGTCCAACGGCCGCGTGTTCCACTACTACGGCTGGGAGCAGATTGCCGGGGCGGATTTGCCGGCACCGGCGAAATAG
- a CDS encoding cytidylate kinase-like family protein, translating into MTPHTYLEHGLSVLHARLRTPRTAAGPASPAKIHPFITLSRETGAGATTLGRELVPLLDRDFHGDEARWVLLDRDLLDQALKHHSLPATLAEFLPEDRVSEIRATIGELVGLHPSLWQLEQKVAEAVLQLAHVGHVILAGRAAHLITRALPGGLHVRLVASRDVRIARTAQSLHCNHADAARHVDQQDEARRRFVRANFDAELDDPHAYDLVINTDHLDANATAELVAFALKQHLHAKTATDAPFPLTT; encoded by the coding sequence ATGACGCCGCACACCTACCTCGAACACGGCCTCTCCGTCCTGCACGCGCGCCTGCGCACTCCGCGCACTGCCGCCGGCCCCGCCTCGCCCGCCAAGATTCACCCGTTCATCACCCTCTCCCGCGAGACCGGCGCGGGTGCCACCACGCTCGGTCGGGAACTGGTTCCACTCCTCGACCGCGACTTCCACGGCGACGAAGCCCGCTGGGTGCTCCTCGACCGCGATTTGCTCGACCAAGCCCTCAAGCACCACAGCCTGCCCGCCACGCTCGCGGAGTTTCTCCCCGAGGATCGCGTCTCGGAAATCCGCGCCACCATCGGCGAACTCGTCGGCCTCCACCCGTCGCTCTGGCAACTCGAGCAGAAAGTCGCCGAGGCCGTCCTCCAGCTCGCGCACGTCGGCCACGTCATCCTCGCCGGCCGCGCCGCGCATCTCATCACCCGCGCCCTGCCCGGCGGCCTGCATGTGCGCCTCGTAGCGTCGCGTGACGTCCGGATCGCGCGCACCGCCCAAAGCCTACATTGCAACCACGCCGACGCCGCGCGCCATGTGGATCAGCAGGACGAAGCTCGCCGGCGCTTCGTCCGCGCCAACTTCGACGCCGAGCTCGACGACCCGCACGCTTACGACTTGGTGATCAACACCGATCACCTCGATGCGAATGCCACCGCCGAATTGGTGGCGTTCGCGCTCAAACAACACCTGCACGCGAAGACCGCGACGGACGCCCCTTTCCCTCTCACGACGTAG
- a CDS encoding BCD family MFS transporter, with protein MSGAARIANHVRLGAFPVAYGLSGVLIGGTLNRVMIAELKLPATLVALLFALPLLVSPLRLWFGYRSDGFPIFGRRREPYLILGALLIGGGVAAIANWTVRTAATPASFVPGAVLAFLLYGVGRNLAHNTYQALLAEKFSGSVRARAVTLYEVVTLLGSVIGAGALGKALEHYDPARLVLVANIVGLVVVALAVVAVPGQEACATGAANAETARGKPFGEVVRDYVWADPQVRRLFVVVICTFIGTLAQDVLLEPYGALVLGMSVGATTRLTMFWGLGVLAAMLLSGLWLLRVLGALRLMRIGLGVSIVVFSAVAAVGLAGTPEAFRWLVLVMGFGTGLAGAGMLGSVVEFTTPVRAGLLMGVWGVANMLGHAAGSLMGGIVVDAMRLATGSALAAYSALFAFEVAMLSAAFGLTLRLQPSATRATGELSAPASS; from the coding sequence GTGAGCGGCGCGGCGCGCATCGCGAACCACGTCCGCCTCGGCGCGTTCCCGGTCGCCTACGGGCTGAGCGGCGTGCTCATCGGCGGGACGTTGAACCGTGTGATGATCGCGGAGCTGAAGCTCCCCGCGACACTCGTGGCGCTGCTATTCGCGCTCCCGTTGCTCGTCTCGCCGCTGCGGTTGTGGTTCGGCTACCGCTCGGACGGATTTCCGATCTTCGGGCGCCGGCGCGAACCATACCTGATCCTCGGTGCGCTGCTGATCGGCGGGGGAGTGGCGGCGATAGCGAATTGGACGGTGCGCACCGCGGCGACGCCGGCGTCGTTCGTGCCGGGCGCGGTGCTGGCGTTTTTGCTCTACGGCGTCGGGCGCAACCTCGCGCACAACACCTACCAGGCGCTGCTGGCGGAAAAATTCAGCGGCTCGGTTCGCGCGCGCGCAGTGACGCTCTACGAGGTCGTAACGTTGCTCGGCTCGGTCATAGGCGCAGGCGCGCTGGGCAAGGCGCTGGAGCATTACGATCCGGCGCGACTTGTCTTGGTGGCGAACATCGTCGGCCTCGTGGTGGTCGCGCTCGCCGTCGTGGCTGTGCCCGGCCAGGAAGCGTGCGCGACCGGCGCCGCGAACGCGGAGACGGCGCGCGGCAAGCCGTTCGGTGAAGTGGTGCGCGACTACGTGTGGGCCGATCCGCAAGTGCGGCGGCTGTTCGTCGTGGTGATTTGCACGTTCATCGGGACGCTCGCGCAGGATGTGTTGCTCGAGCCTTACGGCGCGCTCGTGCTCGGGATGAGCGTCGGCGCGACGACGCGGCTGACGATGTTCTGGGGACTCGGTGTGCTCGCGGCGATGTTGCTGTCGGGGTTGTGGCTGTTGCGCGTGCTCGGGGCGTTGCGGCTGATGCGCATCGGGCTCGGCGTGAGCATCGTGGTGTTCAGCGCGGTGGCGGCGGTCGGATTGGCCGGCACGCCGGAGGCGTTTCGCTGGCTCGTGCTCGTGATGGGTTTCGGCACGGGACTCGCGGGCGCGGGCATGCTCGGCAGCGTGGTGGAATTCACAACGCCGGTGCGCGCGGGGCTGCTCATGGGCGTGTGGGGCGTGGCCAACATGCTCGGCCATGCGGCGGGCAGCTTGATGGGCGGCATCGTGGTCGACGCGATGCGCCTCGCCACGGGCAGCGCGCTGGCGGCGTATTCGGCGTTGTTCGCCTTCGAGGTCGCGATGCTGTCGGCGGCGTTCGGGCTCACGCTTCGCCTGCAACCGTCCGCGACGCGCGCTACCGGGGAACTCTCCGCGCCAGCGTCCAGTTGA
- a CDS encoding amino acid permease, producing the protein MTNPASPPLVRALGRWTMTALVVNGVIGSAIFGLPDDIVRLVGNAAPLAYLLAAAAMLVFIAVFAELSSQFTEPGGPYLYAREAFGRFWGVEMGWFTWLVRLTAAAANANLFVIYLGEFWPEATQPLPRTLMLAGLIGALTLINYLGVTGAARLSNLFTAAKLLPLALLILIGFAFSRLVPAPAPLPPPAETKWMSAFIILLFTYGGFDMALIPAGECRDTRRDLPFALFTGLAVITTIYVLLQLVAMRTVPNLPDSARPLADAARSLVGPIGASLIAVGAMVSTSGYLSAQLIGVPRLTFALAQRGDFPAAFGAVHPRFRTPHFSILAWGVLTFALALYGNFAWNVGLSGAARLLTYGLSCAALIKLRRLRPEVSALRLPAGDLIAGLGLLLCVVMASGMELGHVWAIALVAAIAALNWTLARRVPR; encoded by the coding sequence ATGACGAACCCCGCGTCGCCCCCGCTCGTCCGCGCGCTCGGCCGCTGGACCATGACGGCGCTCGTCGTCAACGGTGTGATCGGCTCCGCCATCTTCGGCCTGCCCGACGACATCGTGCGCCTCGTCGGCAACGCCGCGCCGCTCGCCTACCTGCTCGCCGCGGCCGCGATGCTGGTGTTCATCGCGGTATTCGCCGAACTCAGCTCGCAATTCACCGAGCCCGGCGGCCCCTACCTCTACGCGCGCGAGGCGTTCGGGCGCTTCTGGGGCGTGGAGATGGGCTGGTTCACCTGGCTCGTGCGCCTCACCGCCGCCGCGGCCAACGCCAACCTCTTCGTCATTTATCTCGGCGAATTCTGGCCCGAGGCCACGCAACCGCTCCCGCGCACGCTCATGCTCGCCGGCCTGATCGGCGCGCTCACGCTCATCAACTACCTCGGCGTCACCGGCGCCGCGCGGCTCTCCAATCTATTCACCGCCGCGAAGCTCTTGCCACTCGCGCTGCTCATCCTCATCGGCTTCGCCTTCTCGCGCCTCGTCCCCGCACCCGCACCGCTGCCGCCGCCGGCGGAGACGAAATGGATGAGCGCGTTTATCATCCTGCTCTTCACCTACGGTGGCTTCGACATGGCGCTGATCCCGGCCGGCGAATGCCGCGACACGCGCCGCGACCTGCCGTTTGCGCTCTTCACCGGCCTCGCGGTCATCACGACGATCTACGTGCTGCTGCAACTCGTGGCGATGCGCACCGTGCCCAACCTGCCCGACAGCGCGCGTCCGCTCGCCGACGCCGCGCGCTCGCTCGTCGGACCGATCGGCGCCTCGCTCATCGCCGTCGGCGCGATGGTATCGACCTCCGGCTACCTCAGCGCGCAACTCATCGGCGTGCCGCGCCTGACCTTCGCCCTCGCCCAGCGCGGCGATTTTCCCGCGGCCTTCGGCGCCGTGCACCCGCGTTTCCGCACGCCGCATTTCTCGATTCTCGCGTGGGGCGTGCTGACGTTCGCCCTGGCGCTCTACGGCAACTTCGCCTGGAACGTCGGCCTGTCCGGCGCCGCGCGCCTGCTAACCTACGGCCTCTCTTGCGCCGCGCTGATCAAGCTCCGCCGCCTGCGCCCCGAGGTCTCCGCCCTGCGCCTGCCCGCCGGCGATCTCATCGCCGGCCTCGGCCTGCTGCTCTGCGTGGTGATGGCGAGCGGCATGGAGCTCGGCCACGTCTGGGCCATCGCGCTCGTGGCCGCGATCGCCGCGCTCAACTGGACGCTGGCGCGGAGAGTTCCCCGGTAG
- a CDS encoding TonB family protein yields the protein MEDAELLRRYAEASDQGAFAELVGRRLPLVYSAALRQVGGDAHLARDVAQQVFADLARKAAALAGRESLTGWLYTSAGYAAAKAVRTEQRRRRREREAHAMDELTRNGEPTADWTVLRPVIDDAMRELNEGDREAVLLRYFENRAFAEIGVRLRLGENGARMRVERALDKLHGALARRGIGSSASALASALAVNAIGAAPSGLAGAIAAGAPASAIGVSGFLMAVTKLQWTVGAAVLAAGALTGVVQYRANAALAQDVVRIQTMADDVAAEQRRRRAPSGGSDELERLRVAAAELPGLQARVRERFDEWQKRQAARVATAPAHPRATAPAGPVLPLAELDLMPRPLKQVPPAYPAVMREFGITGRAVVSFVIGSDGAVADAKVLSSTHGAFDEPALAALAEWKFAPGQKAGMAVNTRAEMALVFTMQRDTDDWF from the coding sequence ATGGAAGATGCCGAACTGCTCCGCCGTTACGCCGAGGCCTCCGATCAAGGCGCGTTTGCCGAACTCGTCGGGCGGCGGCTGCCGCTGGTGTATTCGGCGGCGTTGCGACAGGTCGGCGGCGATGCCCACCTCGCGCGCGATGTCGCGCAGCAGGTTTTTGCCGATCTCGCGCGCAAGGCGGCGGCGCTCGCCGGGCGCGAGTCGCTTACCGGTTGGCTCTACACGAGTGCGGGCTATGCGGCGGCCAAGGCGGTGCGGACGGAACAGCGCCGACGGCGGCGCGAACGGGAGGCACACGCGATGGACGAGCTGACGCGGAATGGCGAACCGACGGCGGACTGGACGGTGTTGCGGCCGGTGATCGACGACGCGATGCGGGAGCTGAATGAGGGCGACCGCGAGGCGGTGCTGCTGCGGTATTTCGAGAATCGTGCCTTCGCCGAAATCGGTGTGCGCCTGCGCCTCGGCGAAAATGGGGCACGCATGCGGGTGGAGCGTGCGCTCGACAAATTGCACGGCGCGCTGGCGCGGCGCGGCATCGGGTCGAGCGCTTCCGCGCTCGCGTCGGCCTTGGCGGTGAACGCGATCGGCGCGGCACCGAGCGGACTCGCGGGCGCGATCGCGGCGGGAGCTCCGGCGTCGGCGATCGGCGTGAGCGGATTTCTTATGGCTGTGACGAAACTACAGTGGACGGTGGGTGCGGCGGTGTTGGCTGCGGGGGCATTGACCGGCGTGGTGCAATACCGTGCGAATGCGGCGCTGGCGCAGGATGTCGTGCGAATCCAGACGATGGCCGACGACGTCGCGGCCGAGCAGCGGCGGCGGCGCGCGCCGTCTGGCGGCAGCGATGAGCTGGAGCGGTTGCGCGTGGCGGCGGCGGAGCTGCCGGGGTTGCAGGCGCGCGTGCGCGAGCGGTTCGACGAGTGGCAAAAACGACAGGCGGCTCGCGTGGCGACAGCGCCCGCGCATCCACGCGCCACGGCTCCAGCCGGTCCGGTGTTGCCGCTGGCGGAGTTGGATCTGATGCCGCGGCCGTTGAAACAGGTGCCGCCGGCGTATCCGGCGGTGATGCGTGAGTTCGGCATCACGGGGCGTGCGGTGGTGAGTTTTGTCATCGGGTCCGATGGCGCGGTCGCGGATGCGAAGGTGCTGTCGTCGACGCACGGCGCGTTCGATGAGCCGGCACTCGCGGCGTTGGCGGAGTGGAAGTTCGCGCCGGGCCAGAAGGCGGGCATGGCGGTGAACACGCGCGCGGAGATGGCGCTGGTTTTCACGATGCAGCGCGACACCGATGACTGGTTTTAA